From the Lolium rigidum isolate FL_2022 chromosome 2, APGP_CSIRO_Lrig_0.1, whole genome shotgun sequence genome, one window contains:
- the LOC124693359 gene encoding protein CYPRO4-like, producing MGGANSREDLDLTSSSGEEDDEYEDEEYDPRSPASGARLRADDPLRTTTPASIEFLDAKLKALDLKYKKPDNAARLYLHVGGASADARWVPALRRAVYAFVDKSDSDRPRWVLEVGPGRRVSAPVGPELQLKALPAQRRADFAASGSVWALRLPDDAAFRRFRDEYDRCLFENTYGVDATDDGRREVFGADFAAWARPAEADDAVWADAEDGLTPPPPPNSARDLLEEFEEEAGDGTGIQSLALGALDNSFLVGAAGIQVVKNFSHGVHGKGVSVNISGRRGATTTTSYSTPKKALLMRGETNMLLMSPGDARSSGVHHVDIETGKVVTEWRFEKDGTDIAMRDIANDSKSSQLEPSGSTFLGLDDNRLCRWDMRDARGRVQTIGSASESPVLHWSQGHQFSRGTNFNCFASTGDGSIVVGSIDGKIRLYSKSSMRMAKTAFPGLGSPITHVDVTYDGKWILGTTDTYLILICTVFKDKDGKDKTGFSGRMGNRIAAPRLLKLSPLDSILAGNDNKFHGGQFSWVTENGKQEKHLVATVGKFSLIWNFHTVKDSNHHCYRDQEGLKSCYCYKVVLKEESIVDSRFMHENFATSDSPDAPLVVATPMKVSSFSVAGRR from the exons ATGGGCGGCGCCAACAGCCGCGAGGACCTCgacctcacctcctcctccggcgaggaggacgacgagtacGAGGACGAGGAGTACGACCCGCGCTCCCCCGCCTCCGGGGCCAGGCTGCGGGCGGACGACCCGCTCCGGACCACCACCCCCGCCTCCATCGAGTTCCTCGACGCCAAGCTCAAGGCCCTCGATCTCAAGTACAAGAAGCCCGACAACGCCGCCAGGCTCTACCTCCacgtcggcggcgcctccgccgaCGCGCGCTGGGTGCCCGCCCTGCGCCGCGCCGTCTACGCCTTCGTCGACAAGTCCGACAGCGACCGGCCCAGGTGGGTCCTCGAGGTGGGCCCGGGCCGGCGCGTCTCGGCGCCCGTGGGGCCCGAGCTCCAGCTCAAGGCGCTCCCGGCGCAGCGCCGGGCCGACTTCGCCGCGTCGGGGTCCGTCTGGGCGCTGCGCCTCCCCGACGACGCCGCCTTCCGCCGCTTCCGGGACGAGTACGACCGCTGCCTCTTCGAGAACACCTACGGGGTCGACGCCACGGACGACGGCCGCAGGGAGGTCTTCGGCGCCGACTTCGCCGCCTGGGCGCGCCCCGCCGAGGCCGACGACGCCGTCTGGGCCGACGCCGAGGACGGCCtcacccctccccctccccccaaCTCCGCCAGGGACCTGCTCGAGGAGttcgaggaggaggccggcgacgGCACCGGCATCCAGAGCCTCGCGCTCGGCGCGCTCGACAACAGCTTCCTCGTCGGCGCCGCGGGCATCCaggtcgtcaagaacttcagccaCGGCGTGCACGGGAAGGGCGTCTCCGTCAACATCTCCGGCCGCCGCGGTGCCACTACCACCACCTCCTACTCGACCCCCAAGAAGGCCCTCCTGATGCGCGGCGAGACCAACATGCTGCTCATGAGCCCCGGCGACGCCCGTTCCAGCGGCGTCCACCACGTCGACATCGAGACCGGCAAGGTGGTCACCGAGTGGCGCTTCGAGAAGGACGGCACCGACATCGCCATGCGCGACATCGCCAACGACAGCAAGAGCTCCCAGCTCGAGCCGTCCGGGTCGACCTTCCTGGGGCTGGACGACAACCGGCTCTGCAGGTGGGACATGCGGGACGCCAGGGGCAGGGTGCAGACCATCGGCAGCGCCTCGGAGTCGCCGGTGCTGCACTGGTCGCAGGGCCATCAGTTCTCGCGGGGCACCAACTTCAACTGCTTTGCGAGCACCGGGGATGGGTCGATCGTTGTTGGGTCCATCGATGGCAAGATCAGGCTCTACTCCAAGAGCTCCATGCGGATGGCCAAGACTGCGTTCCCGGGGCTTGGATCACCGATTACGCATGTGGATGTTACTTATGACGGGAAATGGATTTTGGGCACCACTGACACGTACTTGATTTTGATCTGCACCGTCTTCAAGGACAAGGATGGCAAAGACAAGACCGGCTTCAGTGGCCGTATGGGAAACAGGATCGCCGCGCCAAGGTTGCTCAAGCTCAGCCCACTGGATTCGATCTTGGCTGGGAATGACAACAAGTTCCATGGTGGGCAGTTCTCATGG GTTACAGAGAACGGAAAGCAAGAAAAGCATTTGGTAGCGACAGTTGGCAAATTCAGTCTCATCTGGAACTTCCACACGGTGAAGGACAGCAACCATCACTGCTACCGCGACCAGGAGGGGCTCAAAAGCTGTTACTGTTACAAGGTCGTCCTCAAGGAGGAATCCATCGTCGACAGTCGCTTCATGCACGAAAATTTCGCAACAAGCGACTCCCCAGATGCTCCTCTGGTGGTCGCCACCCCGATGAAAGTCAGCTCCTTCAGCGTTGCAGGCAGGCGCTGA
- the LOC124688679 gene encoding dehydrin DHN3-like: protein MEYQGQQGQATNRVDEYGNPVAGHGGVIGGHGGGAGAGGHFQPMRDEHKTGGILHRSGSSSSSSSEDDGMGGRRKKGIKEKIKEKLPGGDHRDQQQTTAAGGTYGQQGHTGMAGTGATGGTYGQQGHTGMTGTGTHGTGEKKGVMDKIKEKLPGQH, encoded by the exons ATGGAGTACCAGGGACAGCAGGGTCAGGCGACCAACCGCGTCGACGAGTACGGCAACCCGGTCGCCGGACACGGTGGCGTCATTGGAGGGCACGGCggaggcgccggcgccggcgggcatTTCCAGCCCATGAGGGACGAGCACAAGACCGGCGGGATCCTGCACCGCTCCGgcagctccagctccagctcg TCTGAGGATGATGGCATgggcgggaggaggaagaagggcatCAAAGAAAAGATCAAGGAGAAGCTGCCCGGTGGTGACCACCGTGACCAGCAGCAGACCACAGCGGCCGGTGGGACATACGGACAGCAAGGGCACACTGGGATGGCTGGCACCGGGGCCACGGGCGGCACCTACGGGCAGCAGGGACACACCGGAATGACAGGCACGGGAACGCACGGCACCGGCGAGAAGAAGGGCGTTATGGACAAGATCAAGGAGAAGCTGCCTGGCCAGCACTGA